The Triticum aestivum cultivar Chinese Spring chromosome 7B, IWGSC CS RefSeq v2.1, whole genome shotgun sequence genome window below encodes:
- the LOC123161930 gene encoding uncharacterized protein, whose product MTTVKALAIGVAAKEATTRTVATKRSTIWCIAAAEAAIPVQATLTAVAEVPATSSSRTKSPVRKTEARVFPGHKSSEGESKDLEIGSLNANKEEEEEYLSRGSIQMTKKEDGFNKPYTTASRHVDLPIR is encoded by the exons ATGACCACAGTGAAGGCGTTGGCGATTGGCGTGGCGGCGAAGGAGGCCACCACCAGAACCGTAGCGACGAAGAGGAGCACGATATGGTGCATtgcggcggcggaggccgccatTCCTGTTCAGGCGACGCTGACGGCGGTGGCCGAAGTTCCGGCGACGAGTAGCAGCCGGACCAAAAGTCCGGTGAGGAAAACGGAAGCGCGGGTGTTCCCTGGCCACAAATCGAGCGAAGGCGAAAGCAAG GATCTTGAAATTGGATCCTTAAATgcaaacaaggaagaagaagaagaatatctTAGTCGAG GATCAATCCAAATGACCAAGAAAGAAGATGGGTTCAACAAGCCTTATACGACAGCGAGCCGACACGTTGATCTCCCAATTAGATAA